TGAGCGAAGTCGAAGGACGGGCTTCGCACTCAGCCCGTGCTTCGACAGGCTCAGCACGAACGGAGCGTGCAGAAAGGACCGGACATGCCGCTCACGACCGACGCCGATATCGCAGCTTTGCTCGCCGAAACCCGCACGATCGCGGTGATCGGCGCCTCCGATCGGCCCGACCGGCCGAGTTGGGGCGTGATGCGCGTGCTGCAGGATTGGGGCTATCGCATCCTGCCGGTGAACCCGCAGATCACGGGCGAGCATGTCCACGGCGAATATGTATGGCGCGATCTCGACCAGATCGGCGAGGAGATCGACATGGTCGATATCTTCCGCCGCCCGCAGGCGGCGGGCGAGGCGGTGGATCAGGCGATCGCGATCGGCGCCAAATCGGTGTGGCTGCAGATCGGCGTGATCAACGAAGAAGCCGCCGCCCGCGCCGAAGCCGCCGGCCTGAAGGTGGTGATGGACCGCTGCCCCGCGATCGATCTGCCAAGGCTGGGCGTGCCGAAGAAGGGGTAGGGTCGGCCGCCCGCCTCATTCCAACATCCTCGTCATTGCGAGCGCAGCGAAGCAATCCAGTCCCAAACGCGAGGAACTGGATTGCTTCGCTGCGCTCGCAATGACGATATCGGGACGGATTTAATCCCTACCGGTCAGCCGCCTGCGCGCGTTCGGCCAACCGCTCCAGCGCCACCGGATGCAGCGCCCGTCCGCTCGCCAATATGCCGAACACCTCCGGCACCGGCTTGTTGAAGCGGATCGGCCGGCCCAGCGGATCTGTGACGGCGGCGCCCGCTTCCTCCGCGATCAGGGCGGCGGCGGCGATGTCCCATTCGCTGCCCCAGCGCAGGCTGGCGCACAGATCCACCTCGTCATTCGCCACCATCGCGATGCGCAGCGCGATCGAATTGGGGCGCGGCATCGCCACCAGATCCTGATCCACCTTCGGCAAGGTATCCGCCGGCACCCGCGCACCCGCCAGCGTCGTCCGGTCACCCGCACGCAGCGTCGCACCGTTGAGGGTCGCGCCGAGGCCCTTGGCCGCGATCCACGTCTCGCCTCGCTCCGGCGCTTCCAGCACGCCCACGATCGGCTGCCCGCGCTCCACCAGAGCCACCGAGACCGACCAGCCCGGCCGCCGCCGCAGATAATCGCGCGTGCCGTCGATCGGATCGACCACCCACACGCGCTCAACGCCCAGCCGCTCGGGGCTGTCGGCCGTCTCCTCGGACAGCCACGCGGCAGAGGGATCGATCCTCTTCAGCCGATCGAACAGCAAAGCATCGACCTCCAGGTCGATCTCGCACACCGGATGGCCCGGCACCTTTTCCCATTGGCGATAGGCATCGCTGGAACGACGCGCGGCGAGCGCGCCCGCCTCGCGGGCGGCGTCCGCGATCGCGGAAATCAGATCGGCGTCAGGCGCCGGCAACGGTCATCCCGTCCACGCGGAGCGTCGGCACGTCATGCGCGCGGCGGAACACCAGATCGTCGGCCGCCGTCATCTGCAGGAACATCTCCTTCAGATTGCCCGCCGCCGTCACTTCCGCCACCGGCTCGGCCAGCTGGCCGTCGCGGATCGCGAAGCCCGACGCGCCCCGGCTGTAATCGCCCGTCACCATGTTCACACCCTGGCCGATCAGCTCGGTCACGAACAGGCCCGTCTTGATGTCCCCGATCAGCTCCGCGACCGACAGCGCGCCCTTGTCGAGATAGAGGTTGCTCGTCCCCGCGCCCGGCGCGCCCGAACCGCCGCGCGTGGCGTGGCCGGTCGGCGCCAGATCCAGCTGACGGGCCGAGGCGCTGTCGAGCAGCCACGTCGTCAGCACGCCATCGTCGATCAGGTCTATCGCCTGCGTCGGAAGCCCCTCGCCATCGAAGGCGCGGCTGCGCAGGCCTCGCGGGCGATGCGGATCATCCCGCAGGAAAAGCCCGCGCGCGAACACCTGTTCGCCCAGCATGCCGAGCAGGAAGCTCGTCTTGCGGGCGATGGCCGATCCCGTGACGGAAGCGGCAAGATGCCCGATCAGGCTGGAGCCGACACGCGGATCGAACACCACCGGCATCGGCCCCGAAGGCAGCTTGCCCGGATTGAGGCGCGCGACGGTGCGCTCGCCCGCGCGCCGCCCGATCGCCTCGGGCGCCTCCAGATCGGCGAGATGGCGCGTCGAATGATAGGCGTAATCGCGCTGCATCGAGGCGCCCTCGCCCGCGATCACGCTGGCCGACAGGCCGTAACCGCTGGAGGAGAAGCCGCGCACGAAGCCGGTGCTGGTCGCCAGCGCCATCGCCGTGCGGCCCGCACTCGCGCCCGCGCCCTCGCTGTTGGTGACGCCCGCCACCGCCCGCGCGGCTTCCTCGGCCACCAGCGCCAGCTCGCGCAGACGATCCGGCGCGGGATCCGCACCGTCGTCGCCATCGATCTCGGGCGCCGCACCGGTCAGCAGACGATCGGCCGGAGCCAGCCCGGCATAGGGATCCTCGGGCGCCTCGCGCGCCATCGCCACCGCGCGCTCCACCAGCGCCGCGATCGCATCGTCGGTCAGGCTGGAGGAGGAAACGCTCGCCGAACGCTGGCCGACGAACACGCGCAGGCCGATCTCCTCGCCGTCCGAACGCTGCACATCCTCCAGCGCGCCGAGCCGAACCTGCACCTGGGTGCTCTCGCTGCGATAATAGACGGCGTCGGCGGCGTCGGCGCCGGCGCGCCGCGCGGCTTCGACAAGGGCGGCGACGCGATCTTCGGAAACGGAGGTCATGCCCTGCCCTTAGGCACTCAAACCGACGAACGAAAGCACGGGCTACCCCTCATGCCTCCTTTTCCCCGCGATCGAACCGCGCGCGCGCATCCTGGATCGTGTCGTAATGCTCGTTCGCCCAGGCCCCGATCGTCATCATCGGCGCGCGCAGGGACATGCCGAGTTCGGTCAGCGCATAATCCACGCGCGGCGGAATCGTGGGCGTCACGTGGCGCGACACCAGCCCGTCCCGCTCCAGCCCGCGCAGAGCGAGCGTCAGCATGCGCTGCGATATGCCGCCGATCTGCCGCTTCAGCTCGTTGAAGCGGCGCGGGCCGCCCGCCAGCGTCATCACGATCAGGATGCTCCATTTGTCGCCGATACGCTGGAGGATGGGCGCGACGCGGCTGCACGCGGCGGGGTTGTGATCCGCCGCGCCCTCCGGTTCGGCTGGCGCCGACACTTCGACGATCCGCTCGCGTTCGATGGTCACATCCATGTGCCCGGGTGACAAAATTGTGCCTCCTTGTGGACCACGGGGGTGGTCACATATCGATCCTCGGTCACTTATTTATACCGGGACACGACAGAATGAAACTGCTCCACATCGATTCCAGCATCCTCGGCGAAGGATCGGTCAGCCGTCAGCTCACCGCCTCGATCGTGGAGCAGTTCCGCAAGGCCGATCCCTCGATCGAGGTGATCACGCGCGATCTGGTGGCGGAGCCGGTTCCGCACATGACGATCGCCACCCTGCCCGCCGCCAATCCCGATCTGCGCGACGATCTGAAGCAGCTCCAGTCCGCCGACATCGTCGTGATCGGCGCGCCGATGTACAATTTCTCGGTGCCGACCCAGCTGAAGGCGTGGATCGACCGGATCGCGATCGCGGGCGAGAGCTTCCGCTACACCGAAACCGGCCCCGAAGGCCTGCTGGGCGGCCGGCGCGTGATCGTCGCTCTGTCGCGCGGTGGCCATTACGGCGCCGGCACGCCCGCCGAGAGCCTCGAGCATACCGAAACCTATCTGCGCAGCGTGTTCGGCTTCATCGGCATCACGCCGGAATTCATCGCCGCCGACGGCATCGGTCTCGGCCCGGACGCGCGCACCGCCGCGATCGAGAAGGCCTTGGGCGACGTGTCGGCGCTGGCCGCCTGACCCCTCGGTGCTCCTGCGGAAGCAGGAGCCCAGAGCTGCGGGCGTCCCGCTTTCAACCCTGGGCTCCTGCTTTCGCAGGAGTGCGACGGGATCAAAGCGAAGTCGTACCCACTACCAGACAGGCGAGAAACATCAGCAGACCCGCGAACCGATTCGATCGGAAGCGGGCGAGCGCGTCGGCCGGGTCTTCCTTGCGAAGCCCGGCCACCTGCCACAGCAGATGCGCGGCCATCGGCAGCAGCCCGACCAAGGCGAGCGGCTCGGGCCGGACCCGCCACAACGCCATCGCCCAGCAGGCGAGCGCCACCGCATAAAAGCCCGTCACCCCGCCACGCGCATGCGCGCCGAGCGCCCGCGCCGAACTCTTCACGCCGGCCAGCGCATCATCCTCGATATCCTGCAGCGCGTAGATCGTGTCGTAGCCGATCACCCACGCGATCGATCCGCCATAGAGCCACAGCAACGGCGCATCGATCGATCCCGTCACCGCCGGCCAGCCGACCAGAGCCGCCCACGAAAAGACGATTCCCAGCCACGCCTGCGGCCACCAGGTGATCCGCTTCATGAAGGGATAGGCCGCGACCGGCGCGATGCTGGCGAGCGCCGCGATCTGCGCTGTCCGCTCCAGCTGGAGCAGCACGATCAGCCCGACCAGCGAGAGCGCGAGCAGCCAGCCCCAGGCCAGCTTCAGCGACAGTCGCCCGCTCGCCAGAGGCCGCGCCGCCGTGCGCGCCACGCGCTTGTCCAGATCGCGATCGACGATGTCGTTATAGACGCAGCCCGCCCCGCGCATCGCGACCGCACCCAGCGCGAACCACAGGATCAGATCCCAGCGCGCCACCGCCTGCCCCGCCAGCGCGATCGCCCAGGCGCCGGGCCAGAAGAGCAGCCACGCGCCGATCGGCCGATCGAGCCGGGCGAGCTGGATCAGATCGCGCGCCCGTCCGGGCAGGCGGGCGAGCAGGCCGCGGCCCTCGCTGTCGGGAACGATCATATCGGGCATACTTCTCGCCCATGGCCGCCAAAGCTACAGACGGCAATATGCCTGCCACCCCCGCCTGGCCACCCGCCAGCACGCCCCGCCTGTTCCTCGACCAGCCGCTCTCCGACGGCGCACTGCTGACGCTCGACGGCGCGCAGGCCAATTATCTCGCCAATGTGATGCGGCTGAAAGCGGGCGACCCGGTCCGCCTGTTCGACGATCGCACCGGCGAATGGCTGGCCGAAACGAACGACGCAGGGCGACGCAGCGTGAGGCTGCGCATTACGGCCAAGCTGCGCGAGCGCGAGGCCGTGCCCGATATCTGGCTGCTGTTCGCGCCGCTGAAGAAAGATCGGCTGCATTATCTGATCGAGAAGGCGACCGAACTGGGTGCCGCGCGACTCCAGCCGGTGCTCACCCAGCGCTCGATCGTCGACAAGCCGAATCCCGAACGGTTGCGCGCGCACATGATCGAGGCGGCCGAGCAATGCGACCGCACCGCACTGCCGGAGCTGGCGGATCAGGAAAAGCTTACGGCGGTACTGGCGAACTGGCCCGAAGATCGCGCTTTGCTGTTCGCGGATGAGGCCGGCGGCCAGCCGATCGCCAGCGTCGCGCCCGGCGCCGCCGCGATCCTGATCGGCCCCGAAGGTGGCTTCACCGACGAGGAGCGCGCCCGCATCCGCGCGCATCCCAAGGCCGTTCCCATCTCGCTCGGCCCCCGCATCCTGCGCGCCGAGACGGCCGCCGCCGCCGCGCTGGCGGCCTGGATGACGCTTTATGGCGACTGGCGATGATCCCGCTGCTCGCCGGGCTCGCGCTGGCAGCCGCTCCCAGCCCAACGATCGTCACGACCGACGTCGATCGCTTCTTCCGCATCTACGGGGCCGCCCAAGGCCATCCCGGTGTCGCCGATCTCCAGGCCTATGTCGACGACGGCTCGCCCGGCCTCCACGATTTCGCCAGGCTCCGCGCCCTGAGCGGTGAGACGATCGAGAAGGCCATCGCCAGGAAACCCGCCGTCTACGAACGCGCCCGTTCCTGCGCGCCCGTTCTGCCCCGCGTTCGCCAGCGCCTCTCGGCCGCGCTTGAGCGATTGGCGAAACGGTATCCGCCCGCCACGTTCCCACCGATCACGATCCTGATCGGCCGAAACAGCACCGGTGGCACTACCAGCCCGACCGGCGTCCTCATTGGTCTCGAAATGCTCTGTTCGGCGGATTATCTGGAGCCCGATATCGAAAGCCGCTTCGTCCACGTGATCGCGCATGAATATGCGCACGTTCAGCAGCCCGGAGCGGCGGTGGAATCGCCCGACGTCCCGCTCCTGTTCGTCGCGATGATCGAGGGCGGCGCGGAGTTCGTCGGCGAACTGACGTCGGGCGGCGTTTCCTATCAGCACCTCCGGCGTTGGACGAAGGGCCACGAAGCCGAAATCCTCGCCCGCTTCGCCGCCGAGCGGTCCAAGACCGACACGAGCGACTGGCTCTATAACGGCCCCGGCGACCCCGCTCATCCCGGCGACCTTGCCTATTGGGTCGGCTATCGCATCGCCAAGGCCTATTACAGCCGCGCCGCCGACAAGAAGCGCGCGCTGGCCGAGATCATCGCCGTAACGCCGTCGACCGCCGAAACGATCTACCAAGCGAGCGGCCTCGCGCCCGGCCAATGATCACTCCCTCCGCAAGCCGCTAGCGGAACGACCCCGGCGTCGCTATCTGCGCGAGCCATGACGACGCGCGCAGCCGACACGGGCCATGACCCTCTCATCGAAGGGCGCGCCGATCTGATCGGCGTGTTCGCCAGGGGCGAGAAGCCCAAGGCCGACTGGCGGATCGGCACCGAGCATGAGAAATTCGTCTACTGGAACGACGCCACCCACCGCGCGCCTTCCTATGCCGAGAAGGGCGGCATCCACGCCTTGCTGATCGGCATGACCAAGTTCGGCTGGGAGCCGGTCTATGAGGGCGAGAATATCATCGCCCTCTCCGGCCCGGACGGCGCGATCAGTCTGGAGCCCGCCGGCCAATTCGAGCTGTCGGGCGCGCCGCTCGACAACCTGCACGAGACCTGCGCGGAGACGGGCCGCCATCTCGCCCAGGTGAAGGAGATCGGCGAGAAGCTGGGGATCGGCTTCCTCGGCCTTGGCTTCTGGCCGGACAAGACCCGCGCCGAGCTGCCGATCATG
This DNA window, taken from Sphingomonas sp. AP4-R1, encodes the following:
- a CDS encoding inositol monophosphatase family protein — translated: MPAPDADLISAIADAAREAGALAARRSSDAYRQWEKVPGHPVCEIDLEVDALLFDRLKRIDPSAAWLSEETADSPERLGVERVWVVDPIDGTRDYLRRRPGWSVSVALVERGQPIVGVLEAPERGETWIAAKGLGATLNGATLRAGDRTTLAGARVPADTLPKVDQDLVAMPRPNSIALRIAMVANDEVDLCASLRWGSEWDIAAAALIAEEAGAAVTDPLGRPIRFNKPVPEVFGILASGRALHPVALERLAERAQAADR
- a CDS encoding DUF2268 domain-containing putative Zn-dependent protease (predicted Zn-dependent protease with a strongly conserved HExxH motif); amino-acid sequence: MIPLLAGLALAAAPSPTIVTTDVDRFFRIYGAAQGHPGVADLQAYVDDGSPGLHDFARLRALSGETIEKAIARKPAVYERARSCAPVLPRVRQRLSAALERLAKRYPPATFPPITILIGRNSTGGTTSPTGVLIGLEMLCSADYLEPDIESRFVHVIAHEYAHVQQPGAAVESPDVPLLFVAMIEGGAEFVGELTSGGVSYQHLRRWTKGHEAEILARFAAERSKTDTSDWLYNGPGDPAHPGDLAYWVGYRIAKAYYSRAADKKRALAEIIAVTPSTAETIYQASGLAPGQ
- a CDS encoding FMN-dependent NADH-azoreductase produces the protein MKLLHIDSSILGEGSVSRQLTASIVEQFRKADPSIEVITRDLVAEPVPHMTIATLPAANPDLRDDLKQLQSADIVVIGAPMYNFSVPTQLKAWIDRIAIAGESFRYTETGPEGLLGGRRVIVALSRGGHYGAGTPAESLEHTETYLRSVFGFIGITPEFIAADGIGLGPDARTAAIEKALGDVSALAA
- a CDS encoding 16S rRNA (uracil(1498)-N(3))-methyltransferase: MPATPAWPPASTPRLFLDQPLSDGALLTLDGAQANYLANVMRLKAGDPVRLFDDRTGEWLAETNDAGRRSVRLRITAKLREREAVPDIWLLFAPLKKDRLHYLIEKATELGAARLQPVLTQRSIVDKPNPERLRAHMIEAAEQCDRTALPELADQEKLTAVLANWPEDRALLFADEAGGQPIASVAPGAAAILIGPEGGFTDEERARIRAHPKAVPISLGPRILRAETAAAAALAAWMTLYGDWR
- a CDS encoding winged helix-turn-helix transcriptional regulator; translated protein: MTIERERIVEVSAPAEPEGAADHNPAACSRVAPILQRIGDKWSILIVMTLAGGPRRFNELKRQIGGISQRMLTLALRGLERDGLVSRHVTPTIPPRVDYALTELGMSLRAPMMTIGAWANEHYDTIQDARARFDRGEKEA
- a CDS encoding CoA-binding protein; this encodes MPLTTDADIAALLAETRTIAVIGASDRPDRPSWGVMRVLQDWGYRILPVNPQITGEHVHGEYVWRDLDQIGEEIDMVDIFRRPQAAGEAVDQAIAIGAKSVWLQIGVINEEAAARAEAAGLKVVMDRCPAIDLPRLGVPKKG
- the ubiA gene encoding 4-hydroxybenzoate octaprenyltransferase, yielding MPDMIVPDSEGRGLLARLPGRARDLIQLARLDRPIGAWLLFWPGAWAIALAGQAVARWDLILWFALGAVAMRGAGCVYNDIVDRDLDKRVARTAARPLASGRLSLKLAWGWLLALSLVGLIVLLQLERTAQIAALASIAPVAAYPFMKRITWWPQAWLGIVFSWAALVGWPAVTGSIDAPLLWLYGGSIAWVIGYDTIYALQDIEDDALAGVKSSARALGAHARGGVTGFYAVALACWAMALWRVRPEPLALVGLLPMAAHLLWQVAGLRKEDPADALARFRSNRFAGLLMFLACLVVGTTSL
- a CDS encoding TldD/PmbA family protein encodes the protein MTSVSEDRVAALVEAARRAGADAADAVYYRSESTQVQVRLGALEDVQRSDGEEIGLRVFVGQRSASVSSSSLTDDAIAALVERAVAMAREAPEDPYAGLAPADRLLTGAAPEIDGDDGADPAPDRLRELALVAEEAARAVAGVTNSEGAGASAGRTAMALATSTGFVRGFSSSGYGLSASVIAGEGASMQRDYAYHSTRHLADLEAPEAIGRRAGERTVARLNPGKLPSGPMPVVFDPRVGSSLIGHLAASVTGSAIARKTSFLLGMLGEQVFARGLFLRDDPHRPRGLRSRAFDGEGLPTQAIDLIDDGVLTTWLLDSASARQLDLAPTGHATRGGSGAPGAGTSNLYLDKGALSVAELIGDIKTGLFVTELIGQGVNMVTGDYSRGASGFAIRDGQLAEPVAEVTAAGNLKEMFLQMTAADDLVFRRAHDVPTLRVDGMTVAGA